The Mycolicibacterium insubricum DNA segment CACCCAGAGGCGCACCCCGACGACCCGCGTGCCGAATGCGCGGGGACGCCACGGCCACCGCTGCCGCCGTTTCCCGGCAGCGGTATTGGCCTCGGCTTCGACGTCCGCGCCGGCTTCGGCGTCCGTGCCGGCTTCGACGTCGGTTTCGGGTTCGGTGTCGATCACAGGATCTCCACGTTGCTGGCCAGCCAGCGGCCGCCCACCAGGTCCATCGTCATGTCGATGCGGTTGCGGTCGATGCGCGGGCTCGGGTTGGCCGCGTTGGTGATCGACTGGTCGACGAAGAGCAGCACCTCGACCCGCGTCGGTGTGGCCGATTTGACCGCGGCGTCGACGACGATCCCGGTGCCCGAGGCGTGGTTGTCGATCAGGATCTGGCGCATCTGGCTGGACCCCTGGCTGTAGTCGTCCTTGAACTTGCCGGTGGCACCGGCCAGGGTGTCGCGGTAGTTGGCGTCGATGTTGGTGACGTCCAGCGTCGTCAGGACGACGGCATAGTCCTTGGCCGCCTGCAGCGCCTGCTCGCGGGCCGCGTCGAGCTGGTGACGGGTGTGGGCCTGCCAGACGAAGACCACCGAGGTCGCCAACGACAGCGCCAGCAGCAATCCGGTGACGACGGTGCGCAGACCGACGCGCCGGCCCCGGGCGCCCGTCGCCTGGGGAGTCGTGACGTCGGGCTCGGAAGCACTGTCGTCGGCGGCGGTGGCGCTGTTCTCGTCGTCGGCTTGCCAGTGCGACACCGGCGGCGCCGGGCGCTGCTCGTCGTCGGTATCGCACACCTGGTCGAACACGTCGGCGGTGGCCGTTCGTCTGCTCATCACTTCTCCACGCGGAACATCAGTTGGGCATCGGCACCGGCATGACCGGGCCGCCGTAGGGGGTCGGAATGGTGTAGGGCGGGATGTCGGGCGACTTGTCGGTCACCGCCAGCGGGTCCTGGCCGGGCGGCGGGCCGGCGGTGTCGTCGCCGGGCGGGCGCGGCGCGTTGCGCGCACCGCGGACCAGCAGCGCCGGATCGTCGTCGAGGCAGTAGGTGTTGCGGAACGGCTCGGGGAAATTCGCCTCGGTGGGCGCCTTGCGCGGCAGGTTGTAGTCGCACCGATAGCGCGGATAGATGTCGCCGATGCCCCAGATGGCGCCATCGCGCACGATCGAGGACACCCGGTCGATGACGGAGTCACGGTCGGGCCGCCACAGATGCTCCAGCGCCGGCAGCCGCTGGTACACCAGCTGCGAGACGGTGGTCAGATTGCCCAGCAGCGCCACCACGTTCTGCCGGTTGTCGGCGATGAGGTTGTCGACGGTCGCCAGTTGCGAGTTCCCGTTCTCCACCAGGGTGCGGAAACCGCCGTCCATCCTGCCGACGCCGCTGAGGACCTGGTCGACGTTGACCGCGGTGCGCTTGAGGCCCGGCCCGACGTCGGCCACCGTGCCGAACACCACCTTCGTGTTGCGGATCATGCTGACCGTCTCGGGCAGTACCGAATCCACTGTGCTGGCAAGCAGACTCGCGCCGTCGAAAACGGCGGCGAGTTTGCGCGGCCCGTCCTTGGTGACCCGCAGTTCGGCGAACATCGTCTGCAGCCGGTCCGGGTCGAGCTGGGCCAGCGCACCGCGGCTGTTGTCGATGATCTGCGGCAGCGTCACCGGCATGGTGACCTGCTCGGCACTGATGACCGCGCCGTCGCCCAGGAACGGACCGTCGGCGTGCTCGGGCCGGAAATCCAGGTACTGCTCGCCGGCGGCGGACAGTCCGGACACCCGCACCGGGCTGTCTGTCGGGATGTGCGCGGTCGAGTCGATGGAGATCACCGCCTCGACCCCGGTGTCCCCGAGGTTGACGGCCTCCACCCGGCCCACCGGGATACCGCGGACAGTGACGTCCTGGCGGGCCAGCAGGCCACCGGATTCGGGCATCAGGACACGCACCGAGATGCGGCTGTGCAGCGGGTTGAACCGCAGCCCGCCGACCGCGATGTAGGCCAGGGCGATCACCGCGGTGAGCACCAGACCGACGTAGGACAGCAGCACCTTGCGACTGGCGACCGCCTTGACCAGCCGGATCACCTGCGCCAGCACCGCGTTGACGAAATTCATCATGGCCGGTCCGGTCCGTAGATGCGGCCCAGCAGCATGTTCCACTCGTAGCGCAGGCCGCCGATCATCAGGTGCCAATCGGTGCCGTCGGGACCGTGGAACCCGGGGTCGCCGGGGTAGTTCTTGTCCGGCAGCACGCCGAGTGCGATCTGCGGGATGTTGGCCAGCACGCTGAACGCCGTGGAATTCGTTGCCTTGATCAGGATGCCCAGCAGTCGGTTGAACGCCGTCAGGGACAGGTTGGGGTCCACCGAGATGTCGTTGAACACCGCCGAGAGCCGGTTCAGATCGGCGACCAGGCTGCGGGTGTCGGTGCGCCGCATGGACGGGAACTTCGACAGCGCGTCGGTGCTCCGCGCCACGGTGTCGGCGAGGTCGGCGATTTTGCCGGTGTTGTCGGCGATCACCGCCAGCGCCGGGGCCCCCGCGTCCAGCGCGTGGTCCAGCGACGTGCGCCGCGCGGCCATGTCGACGGCCAGTTTCGACGTACTGCGCAGGGCGCCGTCCAGTTGCGTCGAGCGCGCCGTGGTCTTGGCCAGGAAGGCGTTGGTCTCCGAGATCAGGTCGGCGACCTTGGTGCCGCGGCCGCCCACGGCCCGTCCGGCGCCGTTGATGTCGGTGGTCAGGGCGCGGATGGTGCCGCCGTTGACCAGCATCGCCATCGAGTTCAGCAGTTCCTCGACGGTGGGCGCCGCCGCGGTCGCGGTCTTCGGGATCGTGTCGCCGTCTCGCAGCAGTGGACCCTCACCGTTACCGGGAGGCCGGATCTGGACGAAGACGTCACCGAGCGGGGTGGCGGCGCGCAGTTCCGCGGTGCTGGCCGCGGGCAGCGGCACATCCGAGCGGATGCGCATCTGCACCGCCGCGGTGAAGTCCTCGGCGTCGATCGATTCCACCTCGCCGATGTCGGCGCCGTAGAGGCGCACCTTGGCCTTCGCCGGCAGGTTCAGCGCGTTGGAGAACATCGCGGTGAGCCGGTACGTCGGGCCGCCGGCGCCGGGCGAGGGCAACGGCACCGCGTCCAGTCCGGTCGCGCAGCCGCTCAGTAGTACCACCGCACCGACCGCGGCGGCGGTCTTGATCATCCGCAACGGCCGCACCATCACCGTCCTCCCGGTACGGTCGGCCCGATGCCGTTGGCCATCAGGTCCAGCACCCCGGTCAACCCGAAGTCCGGTCCGTAGTCGGCCATCGTCCCGGTTGCGCACCCCAGCTGTTTGAGGCCCATCAGGTTGCAGATCTCCTTGGAGAACTGGCTGGCGAACACGATCTTGTCGGTGAGCAGGTGCACCCGCAGGGTGCCCGCGCCGGGGTCGATCATGTCGTAGACGTTGTCCACGGTCAGCGGCACGACGTCGATCACCTCGGCCAATCCGCGCTGGTTGTCGCTGAGTGAGGTGGTGATGGTGTTGGCGCTGGTGAACGTCCCACGCAGCTCGTCGCGGTGCCGGGTGAGCAGGCCGTTGACCTGACTGAGGATCTGGTTGAGCTTCGCGCCGGTGCTGCCGGTTCCGAGGTTCTGTTCGGCCAGCAGGTCGCTGATCTGGCGCACGTTGGAGCCGAAGCGGCGGATCTGGGCGTCGTTGGTGGCGGCGGCCTGGCTCAGATCGGCCACGCCGCGCACGATCTCCTGGATGTTCTTGCTGGTGCGGTCGCCACCGTCGGGTCCGACCCGCAGCGCATCGGAGAGCTTGTCCAGGGTGGACTTGATCTTCTCGCCGTTGCCGGAGCTGATCTGCGAACCCAGGTTGACCAGGTCCCCCAGCGGCCCGCTGCCGCGGTCATCCCCGCGCAGCGCGCTGCCCAGCTTGTTCATCATGGACAGCGTCTTGTCGAACTCGACCGGGGTGCGGGTGTGGCCGATCGGCACCAGGTCGCCGTCGAGCAACCGCGGCCCGTCCGTGTAGGGCGGGGTCAGCTCGATGTGACGGTCGGTCAGCAGCGACGCGGACACCGTGACCGCGGTGACGTCCGCCGGGATGGGGATGTCGCGGTCGAGTTTCATGGTGACCTCCACGTGGTCACCCCTGGATTCGATGCTCGAGACGCTGCCCACCTGCATGCCCAGCACCGACACCGCGTTGCCGGAGTACAGCCCGACGGCATCCTTGAAATGCGCATGCACGGTGATCTGCCGGTGTAGGTAACGGGGTACCAGCACGACCAGGGCCGCCGCGACGGCGATCACCGTCGTCACCGCCGCGGCGGTGACGAGTTGCTTTGTCCGCCGGCTCATTTGCAGTCCTTGAAGTATTCGACGAGATTGAACTGCCGGGCGCGACCGCTGATCGCGCACATCCAGGAGTCGACCAGGATCCCGGCGGGCAGGTTCAGGTCGACCGAGTTGCCGTTGCCGGTGGCGTTGGTCAGGTTGCGGATGGTAATCGGCGCGGTCTGCAGCAGGTCGCGCAGCAGCGAATCGTGGTCGGCGATCATGGTGGCGAATTCGCTCATGTTCTTCAGCAGCGCATCCAGTTCCGGTTCGTCGGCCAGGATCGTCTGCGCGCGGTCGACCAGCAGCGAGATCCCGGCGAACAGTCGGCGCACCGAGTCCTGGCGAGAGGTGGCCTCGCCGAGGATCTGGTTGCCTTGCAGCACCAGCGCCCCCAGGTCGGCCTGCTGACCGTGCAGCACCGACACCACGGTGTTGACGTTGGTGAGCAGGGTGCCGAGTTGGTCGCGGCGGGACTGGACCAGCCCGGCCAGCGAGTCGAGGTTCTCCAGCGACTTCGGCAGCGCGTCCGGCAGTCCCTGCATGGAGCCGCTGAGCACCCGGACGGACTCGGCGATCCGGTCGGCATCGACGGGGCCGAGCGTGTCGGTGGCCCCGGCCAGCGTGTTCTGCAGGTCGTACGGAACCTGGGTGTGCGTCAATTCGATGGTGTCGCCGGCGATCTCACCGGCGCCGGCCGGGGAGAGTTCCAGGTAGCGGGCGCCGAGGATGGTGGTGAGTTTGATCGCGGCGCGGGTGTCGACGCCGAGTGTGAGGTTCTTGTCGACGCTGAACCGGACGATGACGTGATCACCGGCGAGCTTGACGCCGGTGACCTCGCCGACCTGGATACCGGCGACGGTGACCTTGTTGCCGGACGCGATCTGGGCGGCCTGCGCGAAATGCGCACTGTATGCCCGTTTTCCGATGTCCAGGGCGCTGGTCAACACCACGGCGGCGACCAGCACCCCGATGATGGCCAGTCCGATGGCACCCAGCCACACCTTGTTGTAGCTCTCCAGCGGGGTTCGGCGTTTGGTGGACGCACGCTTGGTGAACATCCCGGCTACCTGCACTTCGCCGTGTGCCAGACTTCGTTGCCGTTGCCGGGTGTGGCGGCGATGACGAAGGCGCGGAACCAGTGGAACAGACCGCGCCACAGGGCGAGGTCGAGGTCGCAGGCGTACAGGTTGATGTAGGTGCCGTCCTGGGTGGTGCGGGCCAGGCCCTTGAGCACCAGCGGCAGGTTGGCGGCCATGAACGCGAAGCGTGCCCGGCCGTCGGTCAGCCCGTGCTGCAGGAATCCCGGCTCCCGGCGGACGAACTGCTGCAGATCCGGGGTGATGGCGTCGACGATCTCCGAAAGCCGGGTGACGTTGCGGGTGATCGAGCCGACCGAGGTGACCAGGCCCTCGCGGCGGGCGGCGAGTTCGGAGAGCACCGACTGCGACTGGTGCAGCATGGTCTGCAGGTTGGCGCTCTGCTCGGCCAGGCTGACCATCAGGGTGTCCAGGTCGCCGATCATCTGGCCGAGCACCTCGTCGGGGCCGGCCAGCGTCCGCGAGAGTTCGGCCGCCTGCGTGGTGAGAGTCAGCACCGATCCCTGGTCCCCCTGGAACGCCGCGATGATGGCGTTGGTCAGGTTGTCCACCTGCTGCGGGTCGAGTTCGCTGAACAGCGGTTCGAAACCGTTGAGCATGTAGGAGATGTCGAACGACGGGTTGGTGTGGGATTCGGGGATCTCGGCTCCCGGCGCGAGCTTCTCGCGTTCGCCTTCGCCCTGCGACAGCCCGAGATAACGCTGCCCGATGATGTTCTGGTAGGTCACCGAGGCCAGCGTGTTGGTGTAGAGCGTCTGGTTGCTGCGGACCCGGAAACTGACCCGTGCGCGGTCCACCCCGCGCAGTTCGATCGAGTCGACCCGGCCGACGCGGACCCCGGCGACCCGCACGTCGTCGCCCTCCACCAGCCCGGAGACGTCGGTGAAGATCGCCGAGTAGGCGGTGGTGGGCCCGGCGACGTCGCGGCGCAGCGTGGCGAACACCAGCCAGGTCACCGCCACCGAGAAGACGACGAACAGGACCAGCGGGATCCGGGCCCGGCGCACCCATTTCATCGTGGGCCTCCCGCGACCGGGGTGATCTCGACGTGGGTGCCGCGGGTCAGCGGACCCAGCAGCAAGGTGGTGGTGGAGGTGGCCGGGCCGCCGACGATCCGGCTGAGCTGATCGGATTCATAGCGGCTGCCGACCGGGCCGACGGTGCCACCGTAGGTGACCGCCGACTGCGGCCGCACATCCGCGGGATACGGCCCGGGCGCGGGAGCCTGGGCGGGCTGGGCCGGGGCCGGGTCGGGAGCCGGTGCGGGTTCTGCGGCCGGGGCCGGGTCGGCCGCCGGTGGATTCACCGAGTACCGCGGCGGCGCCAGATTGGGCCGGTTCTCGGTCACCCACGGCGGGAGCTGCATGCCCTTGGAGGCCAGGCCGGGGCGCAGATCCGGTGCGACGGGCATCTCCGGCGCGGTGGCGCAACTGGGCCCGGCCATCGCGCCGTAGCGCGGGCAGTCGGCCCGCACGTAGGTGCGAGTCGGGTTGATCGCGACGATCGCCTTGATGGTGATCATGTACGTCTCCGGGTTCCACGCCTCGTCGTACAGCTTGTTGGCGAAGGTCTGCAGTTTGGTGCTGACCGTGCCGAAGGTGCCGGAGTTGTCGGTGATGATGCCGATCGCCGGGGTCAGGCCGGTGCTGATCTCGATCATCTGGTCGCTGCGGTTGGTCAGTGCGTCGCCGACCGTGCCGGCGGTGCCGAGGCCGCCGGTGAGGAATTCGGTGAGCTGCGAACGCTTCTCGGCGAACGTGCGCATGGGCTGCACGGAACTGTCCAGGGCGTCGAAGAGATCCGGGGACGCGGTACGCAGGCTTTCGGTGGCGGCCTTGATCGCCGACAGCGTGCTGGGTCCCGACGCATCGGGTGCCATGACCGAATTCAGTTCCCGGATAACCGAATTGAGGTCACGCCCCGCATCGGTCAGCTTCTGTCCGCGACCGTGGGTGGCCTCGGCCAGCGCGGCGATGACGCCGATGTTGTTGGGGTCCGGGGCCCGGCCGACCGAGGCCAGCAGCTGGCGAAGCTTTGCCAGGACGTTCTGGAACAGCACGGTCGGCAGGGTCTGGTCCTCCTCGATGACGTCACCGCTGTGCAGGGGCCGCTGTCCCCCGGCGTTTTCCACCAGTTGGACGGCCGAGACGGCGAAGATGTTGGCGGGTACCACCCGGGCGGTCACGTTGTTGGGGATCCGTGCGGCGTAGTCGGGCTGCAGATCCACGCGTACCACGTTGGGCTGACCGTTGCGTGACGGCGTCACCCCCGACACCATTCCGACGATGACGCCGCGGAACTTGGTGTCCGACCGTTCCGGCAGACCGTCGCCGATGTTGACCAGTTTGATCTCCACGCGCACCAGATCGTCGAGTTTGCCCTGGGATTTGGCGACCATCGTCGCGGCCACGACCACGGCCACCATGGTGAAGCAGACACCGATGATGGACAGGCTTCGGTTGCTGGAGCCGCGCGGATTGCTGTCAAAGGAGTTCGACATCAGCCACCGAACCTCGCGCCGCTGATGACTCCCCACAGCGCCATGGTCAGCAGCATGTTGACGATCATCACCACGGTCACGCTGGCCCGCAT contains these protein-coding regions:
- a CDS encoding MlaD family protein, whose amino-acid sequence is MMNFVNAVLAQVIRLVKAVASRKVLLSYVGLVLTAVIALAYIAVGGLRFNPLHSRISVRVLMPESGGLLARQDVTVRGIPVGRVEAVNLGDTGVEAVISIDSTAHIPTDSPVRVSGLSAAGEQYLDFRPEHADGPFLGDGAVISAEQVTMPVTLPQIIDNSRGALAQLDPDRLQTMFAELRVTKDGPRKLAAVFDGASLLASTVDSVLPETVSMIRNTKVVFGTVADVGPGLKRTAVNVDQVLSGVGRMDGGFRTLVENGNSQLATVDNLIADNRQNVVALLGNLTTVSQLVYQRLPALEHLWRPDRDSVIDRVSSIVRDGAIWGIGDIYPRYRCDYNLPRKAPTEANFPEPFRNTYCLDDDPALLVRGARNAPRPPGDDTAGPPPGQDPLAVTDKSPDIPPYTIPTPYGGPVMPVPMPN
- a CDS encoding MlaD family protein — protein: MKWVRRARIPLVLFVVFSVAVTWLVFATLRRDVAGPTTAYSAIFTDVSGLVEGDDVRVAGVRVGRVDSIELRGVDRARVSFRVRSNQTLYTNTLASVTYQNIIGQRYLGLSQGEGEREKLAPGAEIPESHTNPSFDISYMLNGFEPLFSELDPQQVDNLTNAIIAAFQGDQGSVLTLTTQAAELSRTLAGPDEVLGQMIGDLDTLMVSLAEQSANLQTMLHQSQSVLSELAARREGLVTSVGSITRNVTRLSEIVDAITPDLQQFVRREPGFLQHGLTDGRARFAFMAANLPLVLKGLARTTQDGTYINLYACDLDLALWRGLFHWFRAFVIAATPGNGNEVWHTAKCR
- a CDS encoding MlaD family protein is translated as MVRPLRMIKTAAAVGAVVLLSGCATGLDAVPLPSPGAGGPTYRLTAMFSNALNLPAKAKVRLYGADIGEVESIDAEDFTAAVQMRIRSDVPLPAASTAELRAATPLGDVFVQIRPPGNGEGPLLRDGDTIPKTATAAAPTVEELLNSMAMLVNGGTIRALTTDINGAGRAVGGRGTKVADLISETNAFLAKTTARSTQLDGALRSTSKLAVDMAARRTSLDHALDAGAPALAVIADNTGKIADLADTVARSTDALSKFPSMRRTDTRSLVADLNRLSAVFNDISVDPNLSLTAFNRLLGILIKATNSTAFSVLANIPQIALGVLPDKNYPGDPGFHGPDGTDWHLMIGGLRYEWNMLLGRIYGPDRP
- a CDS encoding Mce protein, with translation MSRRTATADVFDQVCDTDDEQRPAPPVSHWQADDENSATAADDSASEPDVTTPQATGARGRRVGLRTVVTGLLLALSLATSVVFVWQAHTRHQLDAAREQALQAAKDYAVVLTTLDVTNIDANYRDTLAGATGKFKDDYSQGSSQMRQILIDNHASGTGIVVDAAVKSATPTRVEVLLFVDQSITNAANPSPRIDRNRIDMTMDLVGGRWLASNVEIL
- a CDS encoding MlaD family protein; translation: MSNSFDSNPRGSSNRSLSIIGVCFTMVAVVVAATMVAKSQGKLDDLVRVEIKLVNIGDGLPERSDTKFRGVIVGMVSGVTPSRNGQPNVVRVDLQPDYAARIPNNVTARVVPANIFAVSAVQLVENAGGQRPLHSGDVIEEDQTLPTVLFQNVLAKLRQLLASVGRAPDPNNIGVIAALAEATHGRGQKLTDAGRDLNSVIRELNSVMAPDASGPSTLSAIKAATESLRTASPDLFDALDSSVQPMRTFAEKRSQLTEFLTGGLGTAGTVGDALTNRSDQMIEISTGLTPAIGIITDNSGTFGTVSTKLQTFANKLYDEAWNPETYMITIKAIVAINPTRTYVRADCPRYGAMAGPSCATAPEMPVAPDLRPGLASKGMQLPPWVTENRPNLAPPRYSVNPPAADPAPAAEPAPAPDPAPAQPAQAPAPGPYPADVRPQSAVTYGGTVGPVGSRYESDQLSRIVGGPATSTTTLLLGPLTRGTHVEITPVAGGPR
- a CDS encoding MCE family protein, producing MSRRTKQLVTAAAVTTVIAVAAALVVLVPRYLHRQITVHAHFKDAVGLYSGNAVSVLGMQVGSVSSIESRGDHVEVTMKLDRDIPIPADVTAVTVSASLLTDRHIELTPPYTDGPRLLDGDLVPIGHTRTPVEFDKTLSMMNKLGSALRGDDRGSGPLGDLVNLGSQISSGNGEKIKSTLDKLSDALRVGPDGGDRTSKNIQEIVRGVADLSQAAATNDAQIRRFGSNVRQISDLLAEQNLGTGSTGAKLNQILSQVNGLLTRHRDELRGTFTSANTITTSLSDNQRGLAEVIDVVPLTVDNVYDMIDPGAGTLRVHLLTDKIVFASQFSKEICNLMGLKQLGCATGTMADYGPDFGLTGVLDLMANGIGPTVPGGR
- a CDS encoding MCE family protein translates to MFTKRASTKRRTPLESYNKVWLGAIGLAIIGVLVAAVVLTSALDIGKRAYSAHFAQAAQIASGNKVTVAGIQVGEVTGVKLAGDHVIVRFSVDKNLTLGVDTRAAIKLTTILGARYLELSPAGAGEIAGDTIELTHTQVPYDLQNTLAGATDTLGPVDADRIAESVRVLSGSMQGLPDALPKSLENLDSLAGLVQSRRDQLGTLLTNVNTVVSVLHGQQADLGALVLQGNQILGEATSRQDSVRRLFAGISLLVDRAQTILADEPELDALLKNMSEFATMIADHDSLLRDLLQTAPITIRNLTNATGNGNSVDLNLPAGILVDSWMCAISGRARQFNLVEYFKDCK